In a single window of the Chionomys nivalis chromosome 11, mChiNiv1.1, whole genome shotgun sequence genome:
- the Pla2g5 gene encoding phospholipase A2 group V — MKGLLTLAWFLVCSVPAVPGGFLELKSMIEEVTGKDPIMNYGFYGCYCGWGGKGTPKDGTDRCCWVHDRCYGELEEKGCGIRTQAYDYRVTRGQVICEYGSFCSTRLCACDRMLVYCLRRNFWSYNPYYQYYPNFLC; from the exons ATGAAGGGCCTCCTCACACTGGCTTGGTTCCTGGTCTGCA GTGTGCCTGCAGTGCCCGGAGGCTTCCTAGAACTGAAGTCCATGATCGAGGAAGTGACTGGGAAGGATCCAATAATGAACTATGGCTTCTATGGCTGCTACTGTGGCTGGGGCGGCAAAGGGACCCCCAAGGATGGGACTGATCG GTGCTGTTGGGTGCATGACCGCTGCTATGGGGAACTGGAGGAGAAAGGCTGTGGCATCCGGACTCAGGCCTATGACTACAGAGTCACGCGGGGCCAGGTCATCTGCG AATACGGGTCCTTCTGTTCGACGAGGCTTTGTGCCTGTGATCGGATGCTGGTCTACTGCTTGCGGAGAAACTTCTGGAGCTACAATCCTTATTATCAGTATTACCCCAACTTCCTCTGCTAA